From Klebsiella electrica, the proteins below share one genomic window:
- a CDS encoding PTS lactose/cellobiose transporter subunit IIA produces MEDLETIIMELLVNAGSARSSALTALQLARKGDFAASEQAMAESHEFVKHAHKIQTQLIGLDEGSGKLPVNLITVHSQDHLMNAMVIQDLATDMIELYRRTA; encoded by the coding sequence ATGGAAGATTTAGAAACGATCATCATGGAGCTGTTGGTGAATGCGGGTTCAGCCCGCAGTTCAGCATTAACGGCTCTGCAGCTGGCCCGCAAAGGTGATTTTGCGGCTTCCGAGCAGGCAATGGCAGAATCACATGAGTTTGTGAAGCACGCGCATAAAATTCAGACCCAGCTCATCGGCCTCGATGAAGGCTCAGGCAAACTGCCGGTGAACCTGATTACCGTTCACTCCCAGGATCACCTGATGAATGCCATGGTGATACAGGATCTGGCAACCGATATGATTGAACTGTATCGTCGCACCGCATAG
- a CDS encoding PTS sugar transporter subunit IIB: MLVQRMQAAAQQKGVEVSIKAVPVAEFKDNLAAADIILLGPQVKYEQAKLQALADPFGKKVAVIDMMDYGMMKGDAVLDKALKLME; the protein is encoded by the coding sequence ATGCTGGTTCAACGTATGCAGGCTGCTGCGCAACAAAAGGGGGTGGAAGTCTCCATCAAAGCCGTACCGGTTGCCGAGTTTAAAGATAATCTTGCGGCTGCCGATATTATCCTGCTCGGTCCTCAGGTGAAGTACGAGCAAGCTAAGCTACAGGCGCTGGCCGACCCGTTTGGTAAAAAAGTCGCCGTTATCGATATGATGGATTACGGCATGATGAAAGGCGATGCTGTTCTCGATAAAGCCCTGAAGTTGATGGAGTAA